tTATACTATACactatactataataataagagTGCGTTTGGTGGATAACAATGAAAAAGTGGATACCAAGTGTCAATCTCAACTTTTATGCCATTTACCAACACTTCGATTGAAATGCAACACAGCCAACTAAAGCCGCTTACCTCAACGTTTTCCAACACTACCCATAACCTAGCTGTCAACAAAAGTCAAGCGAGAAAGTTCTTTTTCAATTCAGACAAGCTCGCAGTCGGACTGAAAGTTTCTTCAATCAAATCGGATAATTTCTTAAACATCCTGTGCACAATGTTTATGCAAAAATCGGATCGCAATGCCATCTACACGGTGCTCTTTCGCTCGGCCGTGATGTTTGCTGAGCGTGCGCTGCAAAAGCGTCATCCGGACAAATCGCTGAATCATTTGACCAACTTGCAAGTgattaaaatactgaaatccCTCAAGTCACGTGGCTATGTGTCGGAGCAAATCGCCTGGCGTCATTATTACTGGTGTCTGAACAACGATGGCATCGAGTACTTGCGTGGGTATCTCCACATGCCCTCCGAAGTGGTTCCCTCGACGTTGCAACGTCGCAAGGAACCGGTGCGAATGTCTcgcaacagccgagacgatggAACACGCGGACTTCAACGCGACTTCAAGGAGCGTGAGGATCGTTCCACCTATCGACGCAACGATGAGGATAA
This window of the Drosophila albomicans strain 15112-1751.03 chromosome 2L, ASM965048v2, whole genome shotgun sequence genome carries:
- the LOC117563423 gene encoding 40S ribosomal protein S10b-like, which encodes MFMQKSDRNAIYTVLFRSAVMFAERALQKRHPDKSLNHLTNLQVIKILKSLKSRGYVSEQIAWRHYYWCLNNDGIEYLRGYLHMPSEVVPSTLQRRKEPVRMSRNSRDDGTRGLQRDFKEREDRSTYRRNDEDKTGEVGAGAGSLEFRGGFGRGRR